A stretch of the Alosa alosa isolate M-15738 ecotype Scorff River chromosome 16, AALO_Geno_1.1, whole genome shotgun sequence genome encodes the following:
- the LOC125309360 gene encoding U2 snRNP-associated SURP motif-containing protein isoform X2, translating to MAERTPGGAQKASAKALLESKLKSFSIGKMAVAKRTLSKKEQDEIKKKEDEKAAAEIYEEFLASFEGGEGKVKAFVRGGLTNASRESAAIEEKKGKLYKPKPRFETKSILPLETPPQFLALDKRNAAKKAAEKEKKKSNLELFKEELKQIQEERDERHKLKGRVSRFEPLGMEGRRSVDGSSRRNRPNSALDESAPGSHDVGDPTTTNLYLGNINPQMNEEMLCQEFGRYGPLASVKIMWPRTDEERARERNCGFVAFMSRKDAERALKHLNGKMIMNFEMKLGWGKGVPIPPHPIYIPPSMMEHTLPPPPSGLPFNAQPRERLKNPNAAMPPPPKNKEEFDKTLSQAIVKVVIPTERNLLCVIHRMIEFVVREGPMFEAMIMNREISNPMYRFLFENQSPAHVYYRWKLYSILQGEAPTKWRTDDFRMFKNGSLWRPPPLNPYMHGSAEDEEEEEEEQEPGKKGCLKEDERDKLEEMLRGLTPRRGDIAEAMLFCLSHAEAAEEIVECITESLSILKTPLPKKIARLYLVSDVLYNSSAKVANASYYRKYFETKLGQIFADLQATYKTIQGHLQSENFKQRVMACFRAWEDWAVYPDPFLIRLQNIFLGLVNLTAEKESPVVTAVIPEPEPVEEIDGAPIGEELDGAPLEDVDGVPIDGGVIMDGDPLDGAPLDDLDGVPIKAMEEDIDGVPFDQSAAKAAAFKVAPSKWEAVDESELQAQAVTTSKWEIFEQPEEKKAEDNSDEDSRSARSEEQQMFSNPTRDEHNDAKTKISEMNEEKRSKLREIELKVMKFQDELESGKRPKKSGQGIQEQVELYRDKLLQKEKEKEKLEREKEKEKKEKEKTESRSKDTKKEKEDSPPAKKERKRRHSVSPSPPRGSSSRRRSPSPRSERSERSERSERSERSYPKEVSRSRSSHTDSPRSTTKKSSKRSPSSPRTPKRSRKSRSRTPKKSTKKSRSRSRSPHRSHKKSKKSKH from the exons GCATTGCTTGAAAGCAAGTTAAAGTCCTTCAGCATTGGGAAAATGGCTGTGGCAAAAAGGACGTTAAGCAAGAAGGAGCAAGACGAAATTAAGAAGAAG GAGGATGAGAAAGCTGCTGCTGAGATTTATGAGGAGTTCCTTGCGTCTTTCGAAGGTGGAGAGGGCAAAGTCAAGGCTTTTGTTCGCGGAGGACTTACAAACGCATCAAGAG AGTCAGCAGCTATAGAAGAGAAGAAGGGTAAATTGTATAAGCCCAAGCCACGCTTTGAAACCAAAAGCATTTTGCCCTTGGAAACGCCCCCACAATTCCTGGCACTTGATAAAAGAAAT GCTGCGAAGAAAGCcgctgaaaaagaaaagaaaaagagcaaCCTTGAACTTTTTAAAGAGGAATTAAAACA AatacaggaggagagagatgaacgGCACAAATTGAAAGGGCGAGTCAGCCGCTTCGAGCCCCTAGGCATGGAGGGGCGGCGCTCGG TGGATGGTTCCTCGCGCAGAAACCGTCCCAACAGTG ctTTGGATGAATCCGCTCCTGGCTCCCATGATGTCGGAGACCCCACTACAACCAATCTTTACCTGGGAAATATAAACCCACAG ATGAATGAGGAGATGCTGTGTCAAGAGTTTGGGCGCTACGGCCCTCTAGCCAGTGTGAAGATCATGTGGCCCAGGACGGATGAGGAAAGGGCACGCGAAAGGAACTGTGGATTTGTGGCCTTCATGTCCAGAAAGGATGCTGAGCGTGCCCTGAAGCACTTAAACG GCAAGATGATCATGAATTTTGAAATGAAGCTGGGCTGGGGCAAAGGTGTGCCCATCCCGCCCCACCCCATCTACATCCCCCCCTCCATGATGGAGCACACCCTCCCCCCGCCCCCCTCTGGCCTGCCCTTCAATGCCCAGCCCCGCGAGAGGCTGAAGAACCCTAACGCGGCAATGCCCCCGCCTCCCAAAAACAAGGAGGAATTCGACAAG ACTCTGTCGCAAGCCATAGTCAAAGTGGTTATCCCAACAGAAAG GAATTTACTCTGTGTCATCCACCGCATGATCGAGTTTGTGGTGCGTGAAGGGCCCATGTTTGAAGCTATGATCATGAATCGGGAGATCAGTAACCCGATGTACAG GTTTCTCTTTGAAAACCAGAGCCCTGCTCATGTGTATTACCGATGGAAGCTGTACAGCATTTtacag GGGGAAGCTCCCACGAAATGGAGGACGGATGACTTCCGGATGTTCAAGAATGGTTCTTTATGGCGGCCTCCACCACTCAACCCGTACATGCATGGTAGcgcagaggatgaggaggaggaggaggaagagcaggagccTGGCAAGAAAGGCTGCTTGAAGGAAGA tgaGAGGGATAAACTGGAGGAGATGTTGAGGGGCCTGACCCCCAGGAGAGGTGATATTGCTGAGGCCATGCTGTTCTGCCTGAGTCACGCCGAGGCTGCTGAGGAGATCGTGGAGTGCATCACAGAATCCCTCTCCATCCTCAAAACCCCTCTGCCCAAAAAG attgcACGGTTATATTTAGTATCTGATGTGCTGTATAATTCCTCTGCAAAAGTGGCCAATGCATCCTACTACAGAAAATA CTTTGAAACCAAACTAGGTCAGATATTCGCAGACCTCCAGGCCACATACAAGACGATACAGGGCCACCTACAGTCAGAAAACTTCAAG CAAAGAGTGATGGCCTGTTTCCGGGCATGGGAGGATTGGGCGGTCTACCCAGATCCCTTCCTCATCAGACTGCAGAACATCTTCCTGGGTTTGGTGAACCTCACAGCCGAAAAGGAGTCTCCTGTAGTGACTGCAGTGATACCAGAG CCTGAACCGGTAGAAGAGATTGATGGTGCGCCTATAGGTGAGGAGCTGGATGGTGCACCACTAGAGGATGTGGATGGAGTACCCATAGACGGTGGCGTTATTATGGACGGAGACCCTCTGGATGGAGCACCCCTGGACGACTTGGATGGTGTTCCCATCAAGGCGATGGAAGAAGACATAGATGGAGTTCCTT TTGATCAGTCAGCAGCAAAAGCAGCAGCGTTCAAGGTGGCCCCGTCTAAATGGGAAGCAGTGGATGAGTCGGAATTGCAGGCCCAAG CTGTCACTACATCAAAATGGGAGATCTTCGAGCAGCCCGAGGAGAAAAA GGCTGAGGACAACAGCGATGAGGACTCAAGGAGTGCCCGCTCTGAGGAGCAGCAGATGTTCTCCAACCCCACAAGGGATGAGCACAACGACGCCAAGACCAAAATCTCAGAGATGAATGAGGAGAAGCGTTCCAAACTGCGCGAGATTGAA CTTAAGGTGATGAAGTTCCAGGATGAACTGGAATCAGGCAAGCGGCCCAAGAAATCTGGCCAGGGCATCCAGGAACAGGTGGAGCTCTACCGAGACAAGCTGCTACAGAAA gaaaaggagaaggagaaactggaaagggagaaagagaaggagaagaaagagaaagaaaagacagagagccGCTCAAAGGACAccaagaaggagaaggaggactcCCCTCCGGCGAAAAAAGAGAG GAAACGGCGGCACAGCGTATCTCCCAGCCCTCCGCGGGGCAGCAGCAGCCGGCGGCGGTCCCCCTCCCCTCGCTCGGAACGCTCAGAGCGGTCGGAGAGGTCGGAACGGTCAGAGCGATCGTATCCAAAGGAAGTGTCACGGTCACGGTCTTCTCACACAGACTCCCCACGGTCCACCACCAAGAAGTCCTCCAAAAG gTCTCCCTCATCTCCTAGAACTCCAAAGCGATCCCGAAAGTCGCGCTCACGAACGCCTAAGAAATCCACCAAGAAATCCCGCTCCAGATCCCGTTCCCCACACCGTTCGCACAAGAAGTCGAAGAAGAGTAAACACTGA
- the LOC125309360 gene encoding U2 snRNP-associated SURP motif-containing protein isoform X1, translating into MAERTPGGAQKASAKALLESKLKSFSIGKMAVAKRTLSKKEQDEIKKKEDEKAAAEIYEEFLASFEGGEGKVKAFVRGGLTNASRESAAIEEKKGKLYKPKPRFETKSILPLETPPQFLALDKRNAAKKAAEKEKKKSNLELFKEELKQIQEERDERHKLKGRVSRFEPLGMEGRRSVDGSSRRNRPNSALDESAPGSHDVGDPTTTNLYLGNINPQMNEEMLCQEFGRYGPLASVKIMWPRTDEERARERNCGFVAFMSRKDAERALKHLNGKMIMNFEMKLGWGKGVPIPPHPIYIPPSMMEHTLPPPPSGLPFNAQPRERLKNPNAAMPPPPKNKEEFDKTLSQAIVKVVIPTESDSNLNMWTTRNLLCVIHRMIEFVVREGPMFEAMIMNREISNPMYRFLFENQSPAHVYYRWKLYSILQGEAPTKWRTDDFRMFKNGSLWRPPPLNPYMHGSAEDEEEEEEEQEPGKKGCLKEDERDKLEEMLRGLTPRRGDIAEAMLFCLSHAEAAEEIVECITESLSILKTPLPKKIARLYLVSDVLYNSSAKVANASYYRKYFETKLGQIFADLQATYKTIQGHLQSENFKQRVMACFRAWEDWAVYPDPFLIRLQNIFLGLVNLTAEKESPVVTAVIPEPEPVEEIDGAPIGEELDGAPLEDVDGVPIDGGVIMDGDPLDGAPLDDLDGVPIKAMEEDIDGVPFDQSAAKAAAFKVAPSKWEAVDESELQAQAVTTSKWEIFEQPEEKKAEDNSDEDSRSARSEEQQMFSNPTRDEHNDAKTKISEMNEEKRSKLREIELKVMKFQDELESGKRPKKSGQGIQEQVELYRDKLLQKEKEKEKLEREKEKEKKEKEKTESRSKDTKKEKEDSPPAKKERKRRHSVSPSPPRGSSSRRRSPSPRSERSERSERSERSERSYPKEVSRSRSSHTDSPRSTTKKSSKRSPSSPRTPKRSRKSRSRTPKKSTKKSRSRSRSPHRSHKKSKKSKH; encoded by the exons GCATTGCTTGAAAGCAAGTTAAAGTCCTTCAGCATTGGGAAAATGGCTGTGGCAAAAAGGACGTTAAGCAAGAAGGAGCAAGACGAAATTAAGAAGAAG GAGGATGAGAAAGCTGCTGCTGAGATTTATGAGGAGTTCCTTGCGTCTTTCGAAGGTGGAGAGGGCAAAGTCAAGGCTTTTGTTCGCGGAGGACTTACAAACGCATCAAGAG AGTCAGCAGCTATAGAAGAGAAGAAGGGTAAATTGTATAAGCCCAAGCCACGCTTTGAAACCAAAAGCATTTTGCCCTTGGAAACGCCCCCACAATTCCTGGCACTTGATAAAAGAAAT GCTGCGAAGAAAGCcgctgaaaaagaaaagaaaaagagcaaCCTTGAACTTTTTAAAGAGGAATTAAAACA AatacaggaggagagagatgaacgGCACAAATTGAAAGGGCGAGTCAGCCGCTTCGAGCCCCTAGGCATGGAGGGGCGGCGCTCGG TGGATGGTTCCTCGCGCAGAAACCGTCCCAACAGTG ctTTGGATGAATCCGCTCCTGGCTCCCATGATGTCGGAGACCCCACTACAACCAATCTTTACCTGGGAAATATAAACCCACAG ATGAATGAGGAGATGCTGTGTCAAGAGTTTGGGCGCTACGGCCCTCTAGCCAGTGTGAAGATCATGTGGCCCAGGACGGATGAGGAAAGGGCACGCGAAAGGAACTGTGGATTTGTGGCCTTCATGTCCAGAAAGGATGCTGAGCGTGCCCTGAAGCACTTAAACG GCAAGATGATCATGAATTTTGAAATGAAGCTGGGCTGGGGCAAAGGTGTGCCCATCCCGCCCCACCCCATCTACATCCCCCCCTCCATGATGGAGCACACCCTCCCCCCGCCCCCCTCTGGCCTGCCCTTCAATGCCCAGCCCCGCGAGAGGCTGAAGAACCCTAACGCGGCAATGCCCCCGCCTCCCAAAAACAAGGAGGAATTCGACAAG ACTCTGTCGCAAGCCATAGTCAAAGTGGTTATCCCAACAGAAAG CGACAGTAACCTCAACATGTGGACAACGCG GAATTTACTCTGTGTCATCCACCGCATGATCGAGTTTGTGGTGCGTGAAGGGCCCATGTTTGAAGCTATGATCATGAATCGGGAGATCAGTAACCCGATGTACAG GTTTCTCTTTGAAAACCAGAGCCCTGCTCATGTGTATTACCGATGGAAGCTGTACAGCATTTtacag GGGGAAGCTCCCACGAAATGGAGGACGGATGACTTCCGGATGTTCAAGAATGGTTCTTTATGGCGGCCTCCACCACTCAACCCGTACATGCATGGTAGcgcagaggatgaggaggaggaggaggaagagcaggagccTGGCAAGAAAGGCTGCTTGAAGGAAGA tgaGAGGGATAAACTGGAGGAGATGTTGAGGGGCCTGACCCCCAGGAGAGGTGATATTGCTGAGGCCATGCTGTTCTGCCTGAGTCACGCCGAGGCTGCTGAGGAGATCGTGGAGTGCATCACAGAATCCCTCTCCATCCTCAAAACCCCTCTGCCCAAAAAG attgcACGGTTATATTTAGTATCTGATGTGCTGTATAATTCCTCTGCAAAAGTGGCCAATGCATCCTACTACAGAAAATA CTTTGAAACCAAACTAGGTCAGATATTCGCAGACCTCCAGGCCACATACAAGACGATACAGGGCCACCTACAGTCAGAAAACTTCAAG CAAAGAGTGATGGCCTGTTTCCGGGCATGGGAGGATTGGGCGGTCTACCCAGATCCCTTCCTCATCAGACTGCAGAACATCTTCCTGGGTTTGGTGAACCTCACAGCCGAAAAGGAGTCTCCTGTAGTGACTGCAGTGATACCAGAG CCTGAACCGGTAGAAGAGATTGATGGTGCGCCTATAGGTGAGGAGCTGGATGGTGCACCACTAGAGGATGTGGATGGAGTACCCATAGACGGTGGCGTTATTATGGACGGAGACCCTCTGGATGGAGCACCCCTGGACGACTTGGATGGTGTTCCCATCAAGGCGATGGAAGAAGACATAGATGGAGTTCCTT TTGATCAGTCAGCAGCAAAAGCAGCAGCGTTCAAGGTGGCCCCGTCTAAATGGGAAGCAGTGGATGAGTCGGAATTGCAGGCCCAAG CTGTCACTACATCAAAATGGGAGATCTTCGAGCAGCCCGAGGAGAAAAA GGCTGAGGACAACAGCGATGAGGACTCAAGGAGTGCCCGCTCTGAGGAGCAGCAGATGTTCTCCAACCCCACAAGGGATGAGCACAACGACGCCAAGACCAAAATCTCAGAGATGAATGAGGAGAAGCGTTCCAAACTGCGCGAGATTGAA CTTAAGGTGATGAAGTTCCAGGATGAACTGGAATCAGGCAAGCGGCCCAAGAAATCTGGCCAGGGCATCCAGGAACAGGTGGAGCTCTACCGAGACAAGCTGCTACAGAAA gaaaaggagaaggagaaactggaaagggagaaagagaaggagaagaaagagaaagaaaagacagagagccGCTCAAAGGACAccaagaaggagaaggaggactcCCCTCCGGCGAAAAAAGAGAG GAAACGGCGGCACAGCGTATCTCCCAGCCCTCCGCGGGGCAGCAGCAGCCGGCGGCGGTCCCCCTCCCCTCGCTCGGAACGCTCAGAGCGGTCGGAGAGGTCGGAACGGTCAGAGCGATCGTATCCAAAGGAAGTGTCACGGTCACGGTCTTCTCACACAGACTCCCCACGGTCCACCACCAAGAAGTCCTCCAAAAG gTCTCCCTCATCTCCTAGAACTCCAAAGCGATCCCGAAAGTCGCGCTCACGAACGCCTAAGAAATCCACCAAGAAATCCCGCTCCAGATCCCGTTCCCCACACCGTTCGCACAAGAAGTCGAAGAAGAGTAAACACTGA
- the LOC125309360 gene encoding U2 snRNP-associated SURP motif-containing protein isoform X3 yields MAERTPGGAQKASAKALLESKLKSFSIGKMAVAKRTLSKKEQDEIKKKEDEKAAAEIYEEFLASFEGGEGKVKAFVRGGLTNASRESAAIEEKKGKLYKPKPRFETKSILPLETPPQFLALDKRNAAKKAAEKEKKKSNLELFKEELKQIQEERDERHKLKGRVSRFEPLGMEGRRSALDESAPGSHDVGDPTTTNLYLGNINPQMNEEMLCQEFGRYGPLASVKIMWPRTDEERARERNCGFVAFMSRKDAERALKHLNGKMIMNFEMKLGWGKGVPIPPHPIYIPPSMMEHTLPPPPSGLPFNAQPRERLKNPNAAMPPPPKNKEEFDKTLSQAIVKVVIPTESDSNLNMWTTRNLLCVIHRMIEFVVREGPMFEAMIMNREISNPMYRFLFENQSPAHVYYRWKLYSILQGEAPTKWRTDDFRMFKNGSLWRPPPLNPYMHGSAEDEEEEEEEQEPGKKGCLKEDERDKLEEMLRGLTPRRGDIAEAMLFCLSHAEAAEEIVECITESLSILKTPLPKKIARLYLVSDVLYNSSAKVANASYYRKYFETKLGQIFADLQATYKTIQGHLQSENFKQRVMACFRAWEDWAVYPDPFLIRLQNIFLGLVNLTAEKESPVVTAVIPEPEPVEEIDGAPIGEELDGAPLEDVDGVPIDGGVIMDGDPLDGAPLDDLDGVPIKAMEEDIDGVPFDQSAAKAAAFKVAPSKWEAVDESELQAQAVTTSKWEIFEQPEEKKAEDNSDEDSRSARSEEQQMFSNPTRDEHNDAKTKISEMNEEKRSKLREIELKVMKFQDELESGKRPKKSGQGIQEQVELYRDKLLQKEKEKEKLEREKEKEKKEKEKTESRSKDTKKEKEDSPPAKKERKRRHSVSPSPPRGSSSRRRSPSPRSERSERSERSERSERSYPKEVSRSRSSHTDSPRSTTKKSSKRSPSSPRTPKRSRKSRSRTPKKSTKKSRSRSRSPHRSHKKSKKSKH; encoded by the exons GCATTGCTTGAAAGCAAGTTAAAGTCCTTCAGCATTGGGAAAATGGCTGTGGCAAAAAGGACGTTAAGCAAGAAGGAGCAAGACGAAATTAAGAAGAAG GAGGATGAGAAAGCTGCTGCTGAGATTTATGAGGAGTTCCTTGCGTCTTTCGAAGGTGGAGAGGGCAAAGTCAAGGCTTTTGTTCGCGGAGGACTTACAAACGCATCAAGAG AGTCAGCAGCTATAGAAGAGAAGAAGGGTAAATTGTATAAGCCCAAGCCACGCTTTGAAACCAAAAGCATTTTGCCCTTGGAAACGCCCCCACAATTCCTGGCACTTGATAAAAGAAAT GCTGCGAAGAAAGCcgctgaaaaagaaaagaaaaagagcaaCCTTGAACTTTTTAAAGAGGAATTAAAACA AatacaggaggagagagatgaacgGCACAAATTGAAAGGGCGAGTCAGCCGCTTCGAGCCCCTAGGCATGGAGGGGCGGCGCTCGG ctTTGGATGAATCCGCTCCTGGCTCCCATGATGTCGGAGACCCCACTACAACCAATCTTTACCTGGGAAATATAAACCCACAG ATGAATGAGGAGATGCTGTGTCAAGAGTTTGGGCGCTACGGCCCTCTAGCCAGTGTGAAGATCATGTGGCCCAGGACGGATGAGGAAAGGGCACGCGAAAGGAACTGTGGATTTGTGGCCTTCATGTCCAGAAAGGATGCTGAGCGTGCCCTGAAGCACTTAAACG GCAAGATGATCATGAATTTTGAAATGAAGCTGGGCTGGGGCAAAGGTGTGCCCATCCCGCCCCACCCCATCTACATCCCCCCCTCCATGATGGAGCACACCCTCCCCCCGCCCCCCTCTGGCCTGCCCTTCAATGCCCAGCCCCGCGAGAGGCTGAAGAACCCTAACGCGGCAATGCCCCCGCCTCCCAAAAACAAGGAGGAATTCGACAAG ACTCTGTCGCAAGCCATAGTCAAAGTGGTTATCCCAACAGAAAG CGACAGTAACCTCAACATGTGGACAACGCG GAATTTACTCTGTGTCATCCACCGCATGATCGAGTTTGTGGTGCGTGAAGGGCCCATGTTTGAAGCTATGATCATGAATCGGGAGATCAGTAACCCGATGTACAG GTTTCTCTTTGAAAACCAGAGCCCTGCTCATGTGTATTACCGATGGAAGCTGTACAGCATTTtacag GGGGAAGCTCCCACGAAATGGAGGACGGATGACTTCCGGATGTTCAAGAATGGTTCTTTATGGCGGCCTCCACCACTCAACCCGTACATGCATGGTAGcgcagaggatgaggaggaggaggaggaagagcaggagccTGGCAAGAAAGGCTGCTTGAAGGAAGA tgaGAGGGATAAACTGGAGGAGATGTTGAGGGGCCTGACCCCCAGGAGAGGTGATATTGCTGAGGCCATGCTGTTCTGCCTGAGTCACGCCGAGGCTGCTGAGGAGATCGTGGAGTGCATCACAGAATCCCTCTCCATCCTCAAAACCCCTCTGCCCAAAAAG attgcACGGTTATATTTAGTATCTGATGTGCTGTATAATTCCTCTGCAAAAGTGGCCAATGCATCCTACTACAGAAAATA CTTTGAAACCAAACTAGGTCAGATATTCGCAGACCTCCAGGCCACATACAAGACGATACAGGGCCACCTACAGTCAGAAAACTTCAAG CAAAGAGTGATGGCCTGTTTCCGGGCATGGGAGGATTGGGCGGTCTACCCAGATCCCTTCCTCATCAGACTGCAGAACATCTTCCTGGGTTTGGTGAACCTCACAGCCGAAAAGGAGTCTCCTGTAGTGACTGCAGTGATACCAGAG CCTGAACCGGTAGAAGAGATTGATGGTGCGCCTATAGGTGAGGAGCTGGATGGTGCACCACTAGAGGATGTGGATGGAGTACCCATAGACGGTGGCGTTATTATGGACGGAGACCCTCTGGATGGAGCACCCCTGGACGACTTGGATGGTGTTCCCATCAAGGCGATGGAAGAAGACATAGATGGAGTTCCTT TTGATCAGTCAGCAGCAAAAGCAGCAGCGTTCAAGGTGGCCCCGTCTAAATGGGAAGCAGTGGATGAGTCGGAATTGCAGGCCCAAG CTGTCACTACATCAAAATGGGAGATCTTCGAGCAGCCCGAGGAGAAAAA GGCTGAGGACAACAGCGATGAGGACTCAAGGAGTGCCCGCTCTGAGGAGCAGCAGATGTTCTCCAACCCCACAAGGGATGAGCACAACGACGCCAAGACCAAAATCTCAGAGATGAATGAGGAGAAGCGTTCCAAACTGCGCGAGATTGAA CTTAAGGTGATGAAGTTCCAGGATGAACTGGAATCAGGCAAGCGGCCCAAGAAATCTGGCCAGGGCATCCAGGAACAGGTGGAGCTCTACCGAGACAAGCTGCTACAGAAA gaaaaggagaaggagaaactggaaagggagaaagagaaggagaagaaagagaaagaaaagacagagagccGCTCAAAGGACAccaagaaggagaaggaggactcCCCTCCGGCGAAAAAAGAGAG GAAACGGCGGCACAGCGTATCTCCCAGCCCTCCGCGGGGCAGCAGCAGCCGGCGGCGGTCCCCCTCCCCTCGCTCGGAACGCTCAGAGCGGTCGGAGAGGTCGGAACGGTCAGAGCGATCGTATCCAAAGGAAGTGTCACGGTCACGGTCTTCTCACACAGACTCCCCACGGTCCACCACCAAGAAGTCCTCCAAAAG gTCTCCCTCATCTCCTAGAACTCCAAAGCGATCCCGAAAGTCGCGCTCACGAACGCCTAAGAAATCCACCAAGAAATCCCGCTCCAGATCCCGTTCCCCACACCGTTCGCACAAGAAGTCGAAGAAGAGTAAACACTGA